The Halomicronema hongdechloris C2206 genome includes a window with the following:
- a CDS encoding HEPN domain-containing protein: MTDEQRELLLKAQQSLEAAKLLLTNDYPDYATSRAYYSMFYIAEAFLEGEGLAFSKHSAVIAAFGREFAKPRRVSPDFHRFLIEAQELRTTSDYGQLNAITVDQAAEQIHRAEDFLALAIQEIGAI; encoded by the coding sequence ATGACCGACGAGCAACGAGAACTCCTGCTCAAAGCTCAGCAAAGCCTAGAAGCAGCAAAACTCCTGCTCACCAACGACTACCCAGACTATGCTACCTCCCGCGCTTATTACTCTATGTTCTACATTGCCGAAGCCTTTCTAGAAGGTGAAGGACTGGCTTTCTCCAAGCATTCTGCCGTCATTGCTGCCTTTGGACGAGAATTTGCTAAACCCCGCCGAGTTTCACCTGACTTTCACCGCTTCTTAATTGAAGCTCAAGAACTCCGCACCACTAGCGACTACGGACAACTCAATGCCATCACAGTTGACCAAGCCGCAGAACAAATCCATCGTGCCGAAGATTTTTTAGCCCTGGCCATTCAGGAAATAGGCGCAATATGA
- a CDS encoding nucleotidyltransferase domain-containing protein: MIPFSQIQAFSQQIAERFEPERIILFGSYACGEPNKNSDVDLLVILPFEELPVHKAIEIRQRVPATFPLDLIARTPEQIQQRLEMGDFFIQDILNNGQVLYEAHHSRMD; this comes from the coding sequence ATGATTCCTTTCAGCCAAATTCAAGCCTTTAGTCAACAGATCGCTGAAAGATTTGAACCAGAGCGAATTATTTTGTTTGGATCTTATGCCTGTGGAGAACCAAATAAAAATTCCGATGTTGATTTACTGGTGATTTTGCCCTTTGAAGAATTACCTGTGCACAAGGCCATTGAAATTCGGCAACGCGTTCCTGCCACTTTTCCGCTAGATCTTATTGCCAGAACTCCTGAGCAAATTCAACAGCGTTTGGAGATGGGAGATTTTTTCATTCAAGACATCTTGAACAATGGTCAGGTTCTCTATGAAGCCCATCATTCAAGAATGGATTAA
- a CDS encoding nucleotidyltransferase domain-containing protein: protein MPTSADLPLQDNDRPAIEAAIELLPNQFPVEQVILYGSNVSGQDTDESDIDLLVLTRPVCIEYIND, encoded by the coding sequence ATGCCAACCAGCGCCGATCTGCCGCTGCAAGACAACGATCGCCCCGCCATCGAGGCAGCCATTGAACTACTGCCCAATCAGTTTCCGGTAGAGCAGGTGATCCTCTACGGCTCCAACGTCTCCGGGCAAGATACCGACGAGTCCGACATCGACCTACTCGTTCTGACTCGGCCGGTGTGCATTGAGTATATAAACGATTGA
- a CDS encoding response regulator transcription factor has translation MDILIVEDEADIAQLIQLYLEKEGFTCQVCRDGLSALERYRQQPPDLIVLDLMLPGIDGLEVCARIRQQPGPQDPYILMLTAKGEEIDRIIGLSTGADDYLVKPFSPRELVARVRALLRRSLRQAGRDSRVYRTAHFTLDLDQHQAQRHLNGESEPPLDLTNLEFDLLASFLSYPGRVWSREQLIQRLWGDDFFGDERVVDTHIARLRKKIEPDPSQPSFIKTVIGVGYKFEDSG, from the coding sequence ATGGACATTCTCATTGTTGAAGACGAAGCCGATATCGCCCAGTTGATTCAGCTCTATCTGGAGAAGGAGGGCTTCACCTGCCAGGTTTGCCGCGATGGTCTCTCGGCCCTGGAGCGATACCGGCAGCAGCCCCCGGATTTGATCGTCTTGGACCTGATGCTACCAGGCATCGATGGCCTGGAGGTATGTGCTCGCATTCGTCAACAGCCGGGGCCTCAGGATCCTTACATCTTGATGCTGACGGCTAAGGGCGAAGAGATCGATCGCATCATCGGCCTGTCTACGGGGGCCGATGACTATTTAGTCAAACCCTTTAGCCCTCGAGAATTGGTGGCCCGGGTGCGGGCGCTGCTGCGGCGTAGTCTGCGACAGGCGGGGCGGGACTCGCGGGTCTATCGCACCGCTCACTTTACCCTCGATCTGGACCAGCATCAGGCCCAGCGTCATCTCAATGGCGAGTCAGAGCCTCCCCTGGACTTAACCAACCTAGAGTTCGATCTGTTGGCCAGCTTCCTCAGTTATCCTGGCCGGGTCTGGAGTCGGGAGCAGTTGATCCAACGGCTGTGGGGGGATGATTTCTTCGGGGATGAGCGAGTAGTCGATACCCATATCGCTCGCCTGCGCAAGAAGATCGAACCGGATCCCTCCCAGCCCAGTTTCATCAAGACGGTGATTGGCGTCGGCTATAAGTTTGAAGACAGCGGCTAG
- a CDS encoding ABC1 kinase family protein, which translates to MSNPRPTQMRRYDPEIFARYYSRRPWELIWRAIQVLWFLGTFALLLWLDRRFGREEQTKFRRAAQLRQLLTRLGPTFIKVGQALSTRPDLVRRDFLEELTKLQDQLPPFANAVAHAILEKELEHSPGEIYSYFSEQPIAAASLGQVYRARLYSGEEVAVKVQRPHLLPVICRDLVLMRWAAGWLPKLLPLNLGHDLIMIVDEFGGKLFEEIDYLHEGRNAEKFAANFHDDERVKVPAIYWRFSSSRVLTLEWINGFKLTDLDRLRQANLDADQLIEIGVTAGLQQLLEYGFFHADPHPGNLFAMPDGRMAYIDFGMMDQLRQETKETLVDSVVHLINQDYHHLAEDFVKLGFLTPDIDIHPIIPALEAVLGEALGSQVREFNFKTITDRFSELMYEYPFRVPASFALIIRSLVTQEGLALSLNPEFKIVDVAYPYVARRLLTGETPSLRRRLLEVLFKDGRFQWQRLENMILIARNDSNFDILPTAGLGLRYLMSEEGQYLRRQLLLALVEDDRLHTEEVQNLWRLIKDDLTPERLWDAAWDALADFSKEQAAALVPAQVASLAGAFQVPRPR; encoded by the coding sequence GTGAGCAATCCCCGACCGACCCAGATGCGGCGTTATGATCCCGAGATCTTCGCCCGTTACTACAGTCGTCGTCCTTGGGAACTGATTTGGCGAGCAATACAGGTACTCTGGTTTCTAGGCACCTTCGCCCTACTGTTGTGGCTAGACCGTCGCTTCGGTCGCGAAGAGCAAACCAAGTTTCGACGCGCCGCCCAACTACGTCAGCTGTTGACCCGATTGGGGCCTACCTTCATTAAGGTGGGACAAGCCCTCTCTACCCGGCCCGATCTGGTGCGCCGCGACTTCTTAGAAGAGCTGACCAAGCTACAAGATCAGCTGCCGCCCTTTGCCAATGCCGTTGCCCACGCCATTCTCGAGAAAGAGCTGGAGCATAGCCCCGGCGAAATCTACAGCTATTTTTCTGAGCAACCCATCGCTGCTGCTAGCCTGGGCCAGGTCTATCGAGCCCGTCTGTATAGCGGCGAGGAGGTCGCCGTCAAGGTACAGCGTCCCCATCTGCTGCCGGTGATTTGCCGCGACTTGGTGTTGATGCGCTGGGCGGCCGGATGGCTGCCAAAACTATTGCCCCTCAACCTGGGGCACGATCTGATCATGATCGTGGACGAGTTCGGCGGCAAACTCTTCGAAGAGATCGATTATCTGCACGAAGGCCGCAATGCCGAGAAGTTTGCCGCCAATTTTCACGACGATGAGCGGGTTAAGGTCCCAGCCATCTACTGGCGTTTCAGCAGTAGTCGGGTGTTGACCCTGGAGTGGATCAATGGGTTTAAGCTGACGGATCTAGACCGGCTGCGGCAGGCCAATCTCGATGCCGATCAGTTGATCGAGATCGGGGTGACAGCCGGGTTACAGCAACTGTTAGAGTATGGCTTTTTCCATGCCGATCCCCATCCTGGCAACCTGTTTGCCATGCCCGACGGCCGCATGGCCTACATCGACTTCGGCATGATGGACCAGCTGCGGCAGGAGACCAAAGAAACCCTGGTGGATTCGGTGGTGCATCTGATCAATCAGGACTATCACCACTTGGCTGAGGATTTCGTCAAGCTGGGCTTTCTCACCCCCGACATCGACATTCACCCCATTATTCCGGCCCTAGAGGCGGTGTTGGGAGAGGCCTTGGGCTCCCAGGTGCGAGAGTTCAACTTCAAGACCATTACCGATCGGTTCTCGGAGTTGATGTATGAATATCCCTTTCGGGTGCCGGCCAGCTTTGCCCTGATCATTCGCTCGCTGGTCACCCAGGAGGGGCTGGCCCTGAGCCTCAATCCCGAGTTCAAGATCGTCGATGTGGCCTATCCTTATGTGGCTCGTCGCCTACTGACGGGGGAAACGCCTTCCCTGCGGCGACGATTGCTGGAAGTGCTGTTTAAGGATGGTCGCTTCCAGTGGCAGCGTTTGGAAAACATGATTCTGATTGCCCGCAACGACAGCAACTTCGATATCTTGCCGACGGCTGGTTTGGGGCTGCGCTACCTGATGTCGGAGGAGGGCCAATATCTGCGGCGGCAATTGCTGCTGGCGTTGGTGGAAGACGACCGGCTCCACACAGAAGAAGTGCAGAACCTCTGGCGCTTGATTAAGGATGACCTCACCCCTGAGCGGCTTTGGGATGCTGCCTGGGATGCCCTGGCGGATTTCTCTAAGGAACAGGCGGCGGCACTGGTGCCGGCCCAGGTGGCTAGTTTGGCCGGGGCGTTTCAAGTCCCCCGGCCCCGCTGA
- a CDS encoding ABC transporter permease: MDALIELDALRLLWALGLIAVAIGLASWEQLGVQGTLAIATLRTVLQLFLVGYFLAVVFAWRNPWAVLAVLLVMLTVAALVARNRISKTLPRLLPLLWSSLLATTALTLTYTSWVVIRPETWYEPRYVIPLAGIILGNAMTAAAIAGDRLLSTLQSSRIEIETHLSLGATPTQAIHRYRREAIKAGLIPTVNSMMVVGIVKLPGIITGQLLSGIDPLNAAVYQMLIMFMLAFSTLLTGVLVTRGISRQCFNAAAQLTLP; this comes from the coding sequence TTGGATGCCTTGATTGAATTAGATGCGCTGCGCCTGCTGTGGGCGTTGGGGCTGATCGCGGTCGCCATTGGCCTGGCTAGTTGGGAGCAATTGGGGGTGCAGGGCACCCTTGCGATCGCAACCCTGCGCACGGTACTGCAATTATTTCTGGTGGGTTATTTCCTGGCGGTGGTGTTTGCCTGGCGCAATCCCTGGGCGGTGCTGGCGGTGCTGCTGGTGATGCTGACAGTAGCCGCCCTGGTGGCCCGCAATCGCATCAGCAAGACCCTGCCCCGGCTATTGCCCCTGCTCTGGAGTTCCCTGTTGGCCACCACCGCCCTCACCCTGACCTATACCAGCTGGGTCGTGATTCGACCCGAGACCTGGTACGAGCCTCGCTATGTGATTCCCCTGGCCGGCATTATCTTGGGCAACGCCATGACTGCCGCCGCCATTGCCGGCGACCGGCTGCTCAGCACCCTGCAGTCTAGCCGCATCGAGATCGAAACCCACCTGAGCTTAGGGGCCACCCCCACCCAGGCCATCCATCGCTACCGGCGCGAGGCCATCAAGGCCGGCCTGATTCCCACGGTCAACTCCATGATGGTGGTGGGCATCGTCAAACTGCCCGGCATCATCACCGGCCAGCTCTTAAGCGGCATCGATCCCCTCAATGCCGCCGTCTATCAAATGCTGATCATGTTTATGTTGGCCTTCTCCACCCTGCTGACCGGGGTCTTGGTGACCCGGGGCATCAGCCGTCAGTGCTTCAATGCTGCCGCCCAGTTAACCCTGCCCTAG
- a CDS encoding IS630 family transposase (programmed frameshift) produces the protein MNSFQLEHQQKVDNRAILSDFISSNPDSRELKRALAVKMALEGEPYFKITKFLGINKSFITYWKNRFEAQGIEGIKLGYQGSKSYLTPDDRTEIISWLRTRNYWNFDELVSYLDEHYDVIYKSKQSYYTLFSEAGISWKKSQKTNPKSDPALVKKKREEIQGFIRQNQFKIESGELIVLFLDECHLLWGDVCGYVWGKTDMRIEIPITNERIRQTYYGALNYQTKEFILHPYEKGNGENTVAFMKYLQEQNPGKQIALIWDGASYHKSQEIKDFLATVNHGKEETEWQFKCILFAPNSPEQNPVEDVWLQAKNSLRRFWRLCRSFPAVKYLFEFFIDHQKFDFSKIEEYSPCS, from the exons ATGAATAGTTTTCAATTAGAACACCAACAAAAAGTAGATAATCGTGCTATTCTATCAGACTTTATAAGTAGTAATCCTGATTCAAGAGAGCTTAAGCGAGCATTGGCTGTAAAAATGGCATTGGAGGGTGAGCCATATTTTAAGATTACCAAATTTCTGGGAATAAACAAGTCTTTTATTACATATTGGAAGAACAGATTCGAAGCACAAGGCATTGAAGGTATTAAACTCGGCTACCAAGGATCAAAAAGTTACCTAACCCCAGATGATCGTACAGAAATTATCTCGTGGCTGAGAACCAGAAACTACTGGAACTTTGATGAATTAGTTTCATATTTAGATGAACATTATGATGTGATTTACAAGTCTAAGCAAAGCTACTATACACTTTTTTCGGAAGCAGGTATTAGTTGGAAGAAATCTCAAAAAACCAACCCGAAATCTGATCCAGCTCTAGTCAAAA AAAAAAGAGAAGAAATCCAAGGATTTATCCGTCAAAACCAGTTCAAAATTGAGTCTGGGGAATTGATTGTACTTTTTTTGGATGAGTGTCATCTCCTTTGGGGTGATGTTTGTGGATATGTCTGGGGCAAGACAGATATGCGAATCGAAATCCCTATTACAAACGAGAGAATCAGGCAAACATATTATGGCGCATTAAACTATCAAACAAAAGAATTTATTTTGCATCCTTACGAGAAAGGGAATGGAGAGAATACAGTTGCTTTTATGAAGTACTTGCAGGAACAAAATCCTGGGAAGCAAATCGCATTAATTTGGGATGGCGCTAGTTATCATAAGTCACAAGAGATCAAAGATTTTTTAGCTACAGTCAATCATGGGAAGGAAGAGACAGAATGGCAATTCAAATGTATTCTATTTGCACCCAATTCACCAGAACAAAATCCAGTGGAAGATGTTTGGTTACAAGCCAAAAATTCATTGAGAAGATTTTGGAGGTTGTGTCGTTCTTTCCCCGCTGTAAAGTATCTGTTTGAGTTCTTTATAGATCATCAAAAGTTCGATTTTTCTAAAATAGAAGAATATTCACCTTGTTCATAA
- a CDS encoding nucleotidyltransferase domain-containing protein has product MNPTLQPILNQLKQDLTTLYGDRLSHLTLFGSQARGDSEPESDIDVLVVLRSRSVSEGESPSDCGAESPVNPGEEIKRTGKIVADLSLHHDVVISCLFMDETHYQTRNSALLRNIREEGVLL; this is encoded by the coding sequence ATGAATCCGACTCTTCAACCCATCCTCAACCAGCTTAAACAAGACCTGACTACACTCTACGGCGATCGCCTGAGTCACCTCACCCTCTTTGGGTCCCAAGCCCGTGGAGATAGTGAACCAGAGTCAGATATTGATGTTTTGGTGGTATTGCGTTCACGCAGTGTCTCCGAAGGAGAATCGCCCAGTGACTGCGGAGCAGAATCGCCCGTCAATCCCGGCGAAGAAATCAAACGCACAGGCAAAATTGTGGCGGATCTCTCCCTTCACCATGATGTGGTGATTAGTTGCCTCTTCATGGACGAAACCCACTACCAAACTCGCAACAGTGCATTACTTCGTAATATCCGCGAAGAAGGAGTCTTACTATGA
- a CDS encoding BrnT family toxin: MEFEWNPDKAGLNIEKHGVSFREAATVFNDPLSVTFPDPDHSIGENRYVIIGVSRVGQLLVVAHTDRGEKVPIISARKATRQERRFYEEGI, from the coding sequence ATGGAATTTGAATGGAATCCAGACAAAGCAGGACTAAACATTGAGAAGCATGGTGTTTCCTTCCGGGAAGCTGCAACCGTATTTAATGACCCCCTATCTGTAACCTTTCCTGATCCTGATCATTCCATCGGAGAAAACCGTTACGTTATCATTGGTGTATCTCGGGTTGGGCAACTTTTGGTTGTTGCACATACCGACCGAGGAGAAAAAGTACCAATCATAAGTGCCCGAAAAGCAACCCGACAGGAGAGGAGGTTTTATGAAGAAGGAATTTGA
- a CDS encoding HEPN domain-containing protein, producing MLYDAVCFHSQQCIEKYLKACLQEANIAFSKTHDLASLLNLLLPIKPDWTGLRPTLDALTVYAVEFRYPGMAATREIAYQALQDCIRVRQILRQHLDSIDTTDEPQGS from the coding sequence TTGCTATATGATGCGGTTTGCTTTCATAGCCAGCAGTGCATAGAGAAATATCTAAAAGCTTGCTTACAAGAGGCTAATATTGCGTTTAGCAAAACCCATGATCTCGCTTCACTCTTGAATTTGCTTCTACCTATCAAACCTGACTGGACTGGCTTGCGCCCCACTCTAGATGCTTTGACTGTCTATGCTGTGGAGTTCCGGTATCCCGGCATGGCCGCAACTCGGGAGATTGCCTACCAAGCCCTGCAAGATTGCATTCGGGTCCGGCAGATTTTGAGGCAGCATTTAGATTCGATCGACACCACAGATGAACCACAGGGCTCTTGA
- a CDS encoding addiction module antidote protein has translation MTKLQTYPWDASDHLETQEDIIAYLQAALEEDDPSLVTAALGDIARSKGMTQLAQATGLGRESLYKALSREGNPEFATVLKVLRALGLRLQVVAVAVQEG, from the coding sequence ATGACCAAACTACAAACCTATCCTTGGGATGCGTCCGACCATCTAGAAACCCAGGAAGATATCATTGCCTATTTGCAAGCAGCGCTAGAAGAAGACGATCCCAGCCTTGTGACAGCGGCGTTAGGCGATATTGCGCGTTCTAAAGGCATGACCCAGCTCGCCCAGGCAACCGGATTAGGGCGTGAAAGTCTTTATAAAGCCCTATCGAGGGAAGGTAACCCAGAGTTTGCCACTGTGCTTAAGGTTTTGCGAGCCTTAGGCTTACGTTTGCAAGTTGTCGCGGTTGCTGTTCAAGAGGGCTAA
- a CDS encoding DegT/DnrJ/EryC1/StrS family aminotransferase: protein MQSIPPLDLTEQYAAIAAELNAAVLEVLQSGRYINGPVVDAFAEDFAQYIGTPECVVCNSGTDALYLALRVLDIGPGDEVITSPFTFIATAETISAVGATPVFVDIEPDSFNLDPELIEAVISPRSRAIMPVHLFGRPADMSRINAIATAHRLYVIEDCAQATGAQWQGQKVGSLGHVGCFSFFPSKNLGACGDGGALTTADPAIAATARMLREHGSRERYYHEAIGINSRLDALQAAILRIKLQHLDRWNARRAAIADEYQRLLAPIDQVIPPTAPQAGQSVWNQYTIRLSAAASDDDLRQRVRQQLQQHGVNTMIYYPLPLHQQQVYAALGYGPGSFPVAEQTARQVLSLPMFPELLPEQQARVVYSLKDALLQR, encoded by the coding sequence GTGCAGTCCATTCCCCCCTTAGACCTCACAGAGCAGTATGCCGCCATTGCTGCCGAGCTCAATGCTGCTGTACTGGAGGTATTACAGTCAGGACGCTATATCAACGGCCCGGTGGTCGATGCCTTCGCCGAGGACTTTGCTCAGTACATTGGCACCCCAGAGTGCGTGGTGTGCAATTCCGGCACCGATGCCCTCTACCTGGCCCTGCGGGTCCTCGACATCGGCCCCGGTGATGAGGTGATTACATCGCCCTTCACCTTCATCGCCACCGCCGAAACCATCAGCGCCGTGGGGGCCACCCCGGTCTTCGTCGATATCGAGCCCGATAGCTTCAACCTCGATCCCGAGTTGATTGAGGCCGTCATCAGCCCCCGCAGCCGAGCCATCATGCCGGTGCATCTGTTCGGGCGACCGGCGGATATGAGCCGCATCAATGCGATCGCAACCGCCCATCGGCTCTACGTGATCGAAGACTGTGCCCAAGCCACCGGCGCCCAATGGCAGGGACAAAAAGTCGGCAGCCTGGGCCATGTCGGCTGTTTTAGCTTCTTCCCCAGCAAAAATCTAGGGGCCTGTGGCGATGGCGGTGCCCTCACCACCGCCGATCCCGCCATTGCCGCCACCGCTCGCATGCTGCGGGAACACGGCAGTCGAGAACGGTACTATCACGAAGCCATCGGCATCAACAGCCGCCTCGATGCCCTGCAGGCGGCTATCCTACGCATTAAGCTCCAGCATCTAGACCGCTGGAATGCCCGCCGAGCCGCCATTGCCGATGAATATCAGCGTCTGCTGGCCCCCATTGACCAGGTGATCCCACCAACGGCGCCCCAGGCTGGCCAGAGTGTCTGGAATCAATACACAATACGCCTGAGCGCGGCTGCCAGCGACGATGACCTGCGGCAACGGGTGCGGCAGCAGCTGCAACAGCACGGCGTCAACACCATGATCTATTACCCGCTGCCCCTGCACCAACAACAGGTCTATGCGGCCCTGGGCTATGGCCCCGGCAGCTTCCCCGTGGCAGAGCAGACCGCCCGCCAGGTGTTATCCCTGCCGATGTTTCCAGAATTGCTGCCAGAGCAACAGGCGCGAGTAGTCTATAGCCTTAAGGATGCCTTGCTGCAGCGATAG
- a CDS encoding AMIN domain-containing protein has protein sequence MTHAARHSSLWLLTWLLGGGGLPLGLAIATAAPLIVVLPGQAAASVTWSFDPSSRQLRLTLPSGITPRYSLLAEPARLVLDIPQTELSQPGVQQYDDGPIRSVRAAQFDDNSSRIVIEFAPGTVLDPRHAQLTSVPRGEQTRWTLTPLLADSSAIARQPSSQPAIPSPTPADTAPSDSLEPTPAPEAAPEPEPAPATADPVGETPTAPAETLSSDPGDGSSAAETSAPNSSRPGVDDVSTSAASLRLPTESRSEANSDSLPVDPFSLDGGATAPVRVPSIDESAAAPTQVRVPPLESREPVEQTAPAETPVTTSDASIEVPEPTPGATEAAVPEPTPRPTPAAESTAASAPPEDDATVTAPPFIEAPTATATPAVGTPPPPSSPPAATTAATPVPFGQPLPATTAEAPAIAQATAVPEDVAIPAGTVLTLRYPASQRLELNQSDPWYDVLLLDSDLRDPHTGAVLAPTGSQVIGRFEPHGGSYRFVTQTLAIGTRNLPLSAVSGLLVGSPQISGSNVAVNSGIGALATTVLSGFGGLGLIGGAVLGAATTVAASPQAITIEPNQVIQVQVLEDVPRF, from the coding sequence ATGACCCATGCGGCACGGCACAGTAGTCTCTGGCTGCTTACCTGGCTTCTCGGGGGCGGCGGTTTGCCCTTAGGGCTTGCGATCGCAACGGCGGCCCCCCTGATTGTGGTATTGCCGGGGCAGGCAGCCGCATCGGTGACCTGGAGCTTCGATCCCAGCAGTCGCCAATTACGGCTCACCCTGCCCAGTGGGATTACACCCCGCTATTCCCTGTTGGCGGAACCGGCACGGCTGGTGCTCGATATCCCTCAGACTGAGCTGAGCCAACCTGGGGTGCAGCAATACGATGACGGCCCCATTCGTTCCGTGCGGGCGGCTCAGTTTGACGACAACTCCAGCCGCATCGTCATTGAGTTTGCCCCCGGCACCGTCCTCGATCCCCGCCATGCCCAACTCACCTCGGTGCCTCGCGGGGAGCAGACCCGTTGGACCCTGACCCCATTACTGGCAGACTCGAGCGCCATTGCCCGTCAGCCGTCTTCGCAGCCAGCCATTCCCTCGCCGACACCTGCAGATACTGCCCCTAGTGATTCCCTAGAGCCGACCCCAGCACCGGAAGCGGCCCCAGAGCCAGAGCCGGCCCCAGCTACTGCAGACCCCGTTGGTGAGACCCCGACGGCACCAGCAGAGACGCTATCTTCTGACCCCGGGGATGGATCCTCTGCGGCGGAGACCTCAGCCCCCAACAGCTCCCGTCCAGGTGTCGATGATGTCAGCACCTCGGCGGCCAGTTTACGGTTGCCCACCGAGAGCCGCTCTGAGGCCAACAGCGATAGCCTACCTGTCGACCCCTTCAGCCTAGATGGGGGAGCTACAGCCCCAGTCCGCGTGCCATCAATCGATGAGTCTGCGGCAGCGCCAACCCAAGTCAGGGTGCCTCCCCTGGAGTCCCGTGAGCCAGTCGAGCAGACGGCGCCAGCCGAGACACCCGTCACAACCAGTGATGCATCCATCGAGGTGCCAGAGCCCACACCAGGGGCCACAGAAGCCGCTGTCCCTGAGCCTACGCCCCGGCCAACCCCGGCGGCAGAGTCGACCGCGGCTTCTGCTCCCCCCGAGGACGATGCGACGGTGACCGCCCCGCCGTTTATTGAGGCCCCCACAGCGACAGCCACGCCTGCCGTGGGCACACCGCCGCCGCCCTCATCGCCGCCGGCAGCGACGACCGCCGCCACGCCCGTGCCCTTCGGCCAACCGCTTCCAGCAACAACTGCCGAGGCCCCAGCCATTGCCCAGGCGACTGCTGTTCCCGAGGATGTGGCGATTCCAGCGGGGACGGTTTTGACCCTGCGCTATCCGGCCAGCCAGCGCCTGGAACTCAACCAGAGCGATCCGTGGTACGACGTCTTGTTATTAGACAGTGACCTGCGGGATCCTCACACAGGGGCGGTATTGGCCCCGACTGGCAGTCAGGTGATTGGTCGCTTCGAACCCCACGGTGGCAGCTATCGTTTCGTTACCCAGACCTTGGCCATCGGTACCCGTAACCTGCCGTTGTCGGCGGTCTCTGGCCTGTTAGTGGGCAGTCCCCAGATCTCCGGTAGCAATGTGGCGGTCAATTCCGGCATTGGCGCCCTAGCCACGACTGTACTGTCTGGCTTCGGCGGCCTGGGACTCATCGGCGGGGCAGTCCTGGGGGCGGCTACCACCGTGGCTGCGTCGCCCCAGGCCATTACCATTGAGCCCAATCAGGTCATTCAAGTGCAGGTGCTGGAAGATGTGCCCCGGTTTTAA
- a CDS encoding Uma2 family endonuclease, producing MTYTPTQTLTVDEFLTQYGDNPRYELADGELIDMEPTGPHETVGGKLATHIGMAITQASQPWFIPRTCLIQPFADTATARRPDIVVLDETALANELLWQRQPVITLGHSIKLVVEVVSSNWETDYARKVEEYALFGIPEYWIVDYRGIGGIAFIGKPKQPTFTVCQLAGDEYNQHQYRLGEAIASALLPNLQLRLDDILPLY from the coding sequence ATGACATACACCCCAACACAAACCCTCACCGTCGACGAATTCCTTACCCAATACGGCGATAATCCCCGCTACGAATTGGCCGATGGAGAACTGATTGATATGGAACCGACTGGCCCCCATGAAACCGTTGGCGGCAAGCTCGCTACCCACATCGGCATGGCGATTACCCAGGCTAGCCAGCCCTGGTTTATTCCCCGTACCTGTCTGATTCAACCCTTCGCCGATACCGCCACAGCCCGTCGGCCTGATATTGTCGTGCTTGATGAAACGGCCCTGGCCAATGAACTGCTTTGGCAACGGCAGCCTGTCATTACCCTTGGCCACTCCATCAAACTAGTGGTCGAAGTCGTCAGCAGCAATTGGGAAACCGACTACGCCCGCAAAGTCGAAGAATATGCCCTGTTTGGCATTCCCGAATATTGGATCGTGGATTATCGCGGCATCGGCGGCATCGCCTTTATCGGCAAACCCAAACAACCCACCTTCACCGTCTGCCAACTAGCAGGTGATGAGTACAACCAGCATCAATACCGACTGGGTGAGGCGATCGCGTCGGCACTACTCCCCAATTTGCAGCTTCGGTTAGACGATATTCTGCCGCTGTACTAA